The DNA window GCGACAAGGCCGGGCGCAGGTAGTCGACCGTGAAGTCGACCGTGGTGGCGGCCGGCGCGCCCTGCTCCAGCAACAAGCCACGCGCCGCACACTCCAGAGCCGCCGCCACCACCCCGCCATGCAGGGCGCCGATGCGGTAGTTGCCGACCAGATCGGCCCGAAACGGCAGGCGCAGCAGGCCGTCCGTGGACCACTCGAGCCCCAGATAGGCCGCGTATGGCAGGGCGGCCAGCACGCCGACCGCGCCCACGACCGGCTCAGACATTGCCCAGAGTCTCCAGTTCATGCAGCGGCTGGCTGTGCGGCTTCAGAAAAAACACGCCGCTGACGGTGGCGAACGGCGGCCCGGGCTGGTCGGCATCCCCGCAGTCGGCCACGCCGCGGATGTGCGCGCGGCGCCCTTCCAGGCGCAAGCACTCGACACGCGCGAACACATCCCGGCCCGCCGCGGGCGCCGCGATGAATTCCACGCGCAGGCCGAGCGTCGAGAAATCCGTTGCACGCTCCAGGCTGCAGAACACCGCCACGCCACCTGCGTTGTCCAGCAGTGCCGACACCGCGCCGCCGGCAAGGCCGCCGTGGGCATCGGCAAGCGACTGCTGAAACGGCAGGCGCAGCACGCAGCGCCGCGCGCCGACCTCGACGATATCCATGCCCAGCGCCGCGCTGTGCGGAATCCGGGTGATGTAATCGCGCCGGTGTTCGGCGCTGCTCTCCAGATAGCGGTACAGCATGGCATTCGGTCGGGCGGGAAATGCCGGCCAGTATACTGACCGCCTCCCTCCCGCTCCCCGCAGACCTGCCATGCCCATCGCCCGTTATCCCACCCGTCCGGTGCGTATCGGCCGCATCATCATTGGTGCCGATCATCCGGTCGCCGTGCAGAGCATGTGCGCCACCAAGACGCAGGACGTCGCCGCCACCGTGGCGCAGGCCAACGATCTGGTCGCCG is part of the Immundisolibacter sp. genome and encodes:
- a CDS encoding PaaI family thioesterase; protein product: MSEPVVGAVGVLAALPYAAYLGLEWSTDGLLRLPFRADLVGNYRIGALHGGVVAAALECAARGLLLEQGAPAATTVDFTVDYLRPALSRDLYLRATAVRIGRAVATVRVDAWQTDPARPVAAGHGNFQLIAE
- a CDS encoding PaaI family thioesterase; translated protein: MLYRYLESSAEHRRDYITRIPHSAALGMDIVEVGARRCVLRLPFQQSLADAHGGLAGGAVSALLDNAGGVAVFCSLERATDFSTLGLRVEFIAAPAAGRDVFARVECLRLEGRRAHIRGVADCGDADQPGPPFATVSGVFFLKPHSQPLHELETLGNV